GTAAGTATGAATCCAACAGACTCAAATGTAGACTGATATAGGTGTTTTATTGTTGATGATTCAAATATGAGCAGCTCTGCTGGGGTGACAggaatttctaaaatgaaaaaggataatCTTCCTTTGTTTTCTATGATAGTTATACTACTGGTAAATTCAGTGTGCGttaaaaccatgaaaaaaaaaaaactttgtgttcatacaCAAAATGAAGTCGGGTTCTAGTTTTAGGTATAGTAGTTTTTCGCCTACAGTCATGTCCAGTGAGACAGATTTTCACTTGTGCGGCTTTTAACATTCCACGCCAAGGTCTAGTAAATGTCAGCGGTGCACCTCACTCCGGGCCCATTGCTGTGACAACCAGGAACTTCTCTAAGGGATTGGTACCATCCCTGTTGAGAACAGCTGCATTATGAAGACACAATAAGCACTATATTCCCGAAGAGGGTGAGTTAGTTACTCTTGGTTTCTTTATATCTATATCCTTTAGGCATCTTGGTAAAACAGAACATTTCCTTTCTCCAAAAGACTTAgggaagactgaggaacagagCTTTGTTGTGTCCAAGAAAGAGAGATGTACTcctcacagaaattcaaaatgacCTAAACTGCTTTATCTGTATTCTTGAATCTTTTCTGATAcataggggagaaaaaaaatcaatacatgcCTCAGACCCAAAacatattttgccttttttctggATGAACTAAAATATTGCTGCTTATACATTGTGTGTTTTATCTGATAAGCCTCTAACTTTCCACTGCTAGATAGtggtaacttttttcttttcctttaagatgATCTCCAAATCCTTGGTTATGGAGTATTTGGCTCATCCTGGTGCACTCAGTTTGGCTGCTGGAGTTGCTTGTGGCATGTGCCTGGGCTGGGGCCTCCGAGCACGCTTTGGGATGACCCCCAGGAGCTCAGCGAGTGAGACAGACACCGACACTGGAACTGAAGCAAGCATCTTAGGAGAGAGTGGGGAGTACAAAATGATTCTTGTGGTTCGAAGTGACTTAAAGATGGGAAAAGGGAAGGTGGCTGCCCAGTGCTCTCATGCTGCTGTTTCTGCCTACAAGCAAATTCAAAGGAGAAACCCCGAATTACTCCAACAGTGGGAATACTGTGGCCAGCCCAAAGTGGTGGTCAAAGCCCCTGATGA
This is a stretch of genomic DNA from Camelus bactrianus isolate YW-2024 breed Bactrian camel chromosome 16, ASM4877302v1, whole genome shotgun sequence. It encodes these proteins:
- the PTRH2 gene encoding peptidyl-tRNA hydrolase 2, mitochondrial translates to MISKSLVMEYLAHPGALSLAAGVACGMCLGWGLRARFGMTPRSSASETDTDTGTEASILGESGEYKMILVVRSDLKMGKGKVAAQCSHAAVSAYKQIQRRNPELLQQWEYCGQPKVVVKAPDEETLVELLTHAKMLGLTVSLIQDAGRTQIAPGSRTVLGIGPGPVDLIDKVTGHLKLY